The following are from one region of the Myotis daubentonii chromosome 2, mMyoDau2.1, whole genome shotgun sequence genome:
- the PCDH8 gene encoding protocadherin-8 isoform X1 translates to MSPVRRGGRPCLLPLQLFSLCWVLSVAQSKTVRYSTFEEDAPGTVIGTLAEDLHMKVSGDTSFRLMKQFNSSLLRVREGDGQLTVGDAGLDRERLCGQAPQCVLAFDVVSFSQEQFRLVHVEVEVRDVNDHAPHFPRAQIPVEVSEGAAVGTRIPLEVPVDEDVGANGLQSVRLTEPHSPFRVELQTRADGAQCADLVLLQELDRESQAAYSLELVAQDGGRPPRSATAALSVRVLDANDHSPAFPQGAVAEVELAEDAPVGSLLFDLDAADPDEGPNGEVVFSFGARTSPEARRLFHLDPRSGRLTLAGPVDYERQDTYELDVRAQDRGPGPRSATCKVIVRIRDVNDNAPDITITPLAAPGAPAASPFAAAAAAAAAAALEGADTTSSTGPGTPEASAISLVPEGAARESLVALVSTSDRDSGANGQVRCALYGHEHFRLQPAYAGSYLVVTAASLDRERIAEYNLTLVAEDRGAPPLRTVRPYTVRVGDENDNAPLFTQRVYEVSVRENNPPGAYLATVAARDPDLGRNGQVTYRLLEAEVGRAGGAVSTYVSVDPATGAIYALRSFDYETLRQLDVRIQASDGGVPQLSSSALVQVRVLDQNDHAPVLVHPAPANGSLEVAVPGRTARDTAVARVQARDSDEGANGELAFDLLQQEPREAFAIGRRTGEIVLTSDLSQEPPGRVFRALLVISDGGRPPLSTTATVSFVVTAGGGRGPVAPASAGSPERSRPPGSRLSGSGSALQWDTPLIVIIVLAGSCTLLLAAIIAIATTCNRRKKEVRKGGACREERPGAAGGGASAPGSPEEAARGAGPRPNMFDVLTFPGSGKAPFGSPAADAPPPAVAAAEVPGSEGGSVTGESSCHFEGQQRLRGAHAEPYRGASGFGTEPAPPVAVWKGHSFNTISGREAEKFSGKDSGKGDSDFNDSDSDISGDALKKDLINHMQSGLWACTAECKILGHSDRCWSPSCGGPNTQPSTHPPAQMSTFCKSTSLPRDPLRRDNYYQAQLPKTVGLQSVYEKVLHRDYDRTVTLLSPPRPARLPDLQEIGVPLYQSPPGRYLSPKKEANENV, encoded by the exons ATGAGTCCAGTAAGGCGCGGGGGTAGACCCTGCCTTTTACCTTTGCAGCTCTTTAGCCTCTGCTGGGTGCTCTCAGTGGCCCAGAGCAAGACAGTGCGGTACAGCACCTTCGAGGAGGACGCTCCTGGCACGGTCATCGGGACCTTGGCTGAGGACCTACATATGAAAGTGTCCGGAGACACAAGCTTCCGCCTGATGAAGCAGTTCAACAGCTCGCTGCTACGTGTGCGTGAGGGTGATGGGCAGCTGACCGTCGGGGACGCGGGCCTGGACCGCGAGCGGCTGTGCGGCCAGGCTCCACAGTGCGTGCTGGCCTTCGACGTGGTCAGCTTCTCGCAGGAGCAGTTTCGGCTGGTGCacgtggaggtggaggtgagggaCGTCAACGACCACGCGCCGCACTTCCCACGGGCCCAGATCCCCGTGGAGGTGTCCGAGGGCGCGGCCGTGGGCACGCGCATCCCCCTGGAGGTGCCGGTGGACGAGGACGTGGGCGCCAACGGACTGCAGAGCGTGCGCCTGACCGAGCCACACAGCCCCTTCCGCGTGGAACTGCAGACTCGAGCAGACGGCGCCCAGTGTGCCGACCTGGTCCTGCTGCAGGAGCTGGACCGCGAGAGCCAGGCCGCCTACAGCCTGGAGCTGGTGGCCCAGGACGGGGGCCGCCCGCCACGCTCCGCTACGGCCGCCCTCAGTGTGCGTGTGCTGGATGCCAACGACCACAGCCCGGCCTTCCCGCAGGGCGCCGTGGCCGAGGTCGAGCTGGCAGAGGACGCGCCCGTGGGCTCGTTGCTGTTCGACCTGGACGCGGCCGATCCCGACGAGGGCCCCAACGGCGAAGTCGTGTTCTCCTTCGGCGCCCGCACCTCGCCAGAGGCGCGCCGGCTCTTCCATCTCGACCCGCGCTCGGGACGCCTCACCCTCGCGGGACCCGTGGACTACGAGCGCCAGGACACCTACGAGCTGGACGTGCGGGCGCAGGACCGTGGCCCCGGGCCTCGCTCAGCCACCTGCAAGGTCATCGTGCGCATCCGCGACGTCAATGACAACGCACCGGACATCACCATCACGCCCTTGGCCGCCCCGGGCGCGCCTGCCGCCTCGCccttcgccgccgccgccgcggccgccgccgccgctgctctCGAGGGGGCGGACACGACCTCGTCTACCGGGCCCGGGACACCAGAGGCCAGTGCTATCTCGCTGGTGCCAGAGGGAGCGGCGCGGGAGAGCCTGGTGGCTCTGGTCAGCACCTCGGACAGGGACTCGGGCGCCAACGGGCAGGTGCGCTGCGCCCTCTACGGGCACGAGCACTTCCGGCTACAGCCAGCTTACGCGGGCAGCTACCTGGTGGTGACCGCTGCATCCTTGGACCGTGAGCGAATCGCTGAGTACAACCTGACACTGGTGGCCGAGGACCGCGGCGCGCCCCCGCTACGCACCGTGAGGCCCTACACGGTGCGCGTGGGAGACGAGAACGACAACGCACCGCTCTTCACGCAGCGGGTCTACGAGGTGTCTGTGCGCGAGAACAACCCGCCTGGCGCCTACTTGGCCACGGTGGCTGCCCGGGACCCGGACCTGGGCCGTAACGGCCAGGTCACCTACCGGCTGCTGGAGGCTGAGGTAGGCCGCGCTGGGGGCGCCGTGTCCACCTACGTCTCAGTGGACCCGGCTACCGGGGCCATCTATGCGCTGCGCAGCTTCGACTACGAGACGCTGCGCCAGCTCGACGTGCGCATCCAGGCGAGCGACGGCGGCGTCCCTCAGCTCTCCAGCAGCGCCCTGGTGCAAGTGCGGGTGCTGGACCAGAACGACCACGCGCCAGTCCTGGTGCATCCGGCGCCGGCCAACGGCTCCCTGGAAGTGGCAGTCCCAGGGCGCACTGCAAGGGACACGGCCGTGGCGCGTGTGCAAGCTCGGGACTCGGACGAGGGTGCTAATGGGGAGCTGGCTTTCGACCTCCTGCAGCAGGAGCCGCGAGAAGCGTTCGCCATCGGCCGCCGCACGGGGGAGATCGTGCTCACCAGCGATCTGTCGCAGGAGCCGCCTGGCCGCGTGTTCCGGGCGCTGCTGGTCATATCCGACGGCGGCCGTCCCCCGCTCTCTACCACTGCTACAGTCAGCTTCGTGGTGACAGCaggcggcgggcgggggccggTAGCACCCGCCAGTGCGGGGAGCCCAGAGCGCTCTCGCCCGCCGGGTTCGCGGCTCTCAGGGTCCGGGTCGGCGCTACAATGGGACACGCCACTGATCGTCATCATCGTGCTGGCCGGGAGCTGCACGCTGCTACTGGCCGCCATCATCGCCATCGCTACTACCTGCAATCGCCGCAAGAAGGAGGTGCGCAAAGGGGGGGCCTGCCGGGAAGAGCggcccggggcggcgggcggcggcgccTCGGCTCCTGGCTCCCCGGAGGAGGCCGCCCGGGGAGCCGGGCCCAGACCCAACATGTTCGACGTGCTCACCTTCCCTGGCAGCGGCAAAGCGCCCTTTGGCAGCCCCGCGGCCGACGCGCCCCCGCCCGCAGTCGCGGCAGCCGAAGTGCCGGGCTCGGAGGGCGGCAGCGTCACCGGGGAAAGCTCCTGTCACTTCGAGGGGCAGCAGCGGCTCCGCGGCGCGCACGCCGAG CCCTACCGCGGCGCCTCTGGCTTCGGAACGGAGCCGGCGCCCCCCGTGGCGGTCTGGAAAGGACATTCTTTCAACACCATCTCTGGCCGAGAAGCGGAGAAGTTCAGCGGCAAAGACAGCGGCAAAGGGGACAGTGATTTCAATGACAGTGATTCCGACATCAGTGGGGACGCTCTGAAAAAGGACCTCATCAACCATATGCAGAGTG GACTGTGGGCGTGCACGGCTGAGTGCAAGATCCTGGGCCACTCTGACCGCTGCTGGAGCCCATCATGTGGAGGGCCCAACACCCAGCCCTCCACACACCCACCAGCCCAGATGTCAACCTTCTGTAAGAGCACGTCGCTGCCTCGGGATCCCCTGCGCAGAGACAATTACTACCAGGCCCAGCTGCCCAAGACAGTGGGGCTGCAGAGCGTCTATGAGAAAGTGCTGCACAGAGACTATGACAGGACAGtcactctgctctcccctcctcgtCCAGCGAGGCTCCCAGACTTGCAGGAGATCGGGGTACCCCTCTATCAGTCCCCACCTGGCAGGTACCTGTCCCCAAAGAAGGAAGCCAATGAAAATGTGTAA
- the PCDH8 gene encoding protocadherin-8 isoform X2, which translates to MSPVRRGGRPCLLPLQLFSLCWVLSVAQSKTVRYSTFEEDAPGTVIGTLAEDLHMKVSGDTSFRLMKQFNSSLLRVREGDGQLTVGDAGLDRERLCGQAPQCVLAFDVVSFSQEQFRLVHVEVEVRDVNDHAPHFPRAQIPVEVSEGAAVGTRIPLEVPVDEDVGANGLQSVRLTEPHSPFRVELQTRADGAQCADLVLLQELDRESQAAYSLELVAQDGGRPPRSATAALSVRVLDANDHSPAFPQGAVAEVELAEDAPVGSLLFDLDAADPDEGPNGEVVFSFGARTSPEARRLFHLDPRSGRLTLAGPVDYERQDTYELDVRAQDRGPGPRSATCKVIVRIRDVNDNAPDITITPLAAPGAPAASPFAAAAAAAAAAALEGADTTSSTGPGTPEASAISLVPEGAARESLVALVSTSDRDSGANGQVRCALYGHEHFRLQPAYAGSYLVVTAASLDRERIAEYNLTLVAEDRGAPPLRTVRPYTVRVGDENDNAPLFTQRVYEVSVRENNPPGAYLATVAARDPDLGRNGQVTYRLLEAEVGRAGGAVSTYVSVDPATGAIYALRSFDYETLRQLDVRIQASDGGVPQLSSSALVQVRVLDQNDHAPVLVHPAPANGSLEVAVPGRTARDTAVARVQARDSDEGANGELAFDLLQQEPREAFAIGRRTGEIVLTSDLSQEPPGRVFRALLVISDGGRPPLSTTATVSFVVTAGGGRGPVAPASAGSPERSRPPGSRLSGSGSALQWDTPLIVIIVLAGSCTLLLAAIIAIATTCNRRKKEPYRGASGFGTEPAPPVAVWKGHSFNTISGREAEKFSGKDSGKGDSDFNDSDSDISGDALKKDLINHMQSGLWACTAECKILGHSDRCWSPSCGGPNTQPSTHPPAQMSTFCKSTSLPRDPLRRDNYYQAQLPKTVGLQSVYEKVLHRDYDRTVTLLSPPRPARLPDLQEIGVPLYQSPPGRYLSPKKEANENV; encoded by the exons ATGAGTCCAGTAAGGCGCGGGGGTAGACCCTGCCTTTTACCTTTGCAGCTCTTTAGCCTCTGCTGGGTGCTCTCAGTGGCCCAGAGCAAGACAGTGCGGTACAGCACCTTCGAGGAGGACGCTCCTGGCACGGTCATCGGGACCTTGGCTGAGGACCTACATATGAAAGTGTCCGGAGACACAAGCTTCCGCCTGATGAAGCAGTTCAACAGCTCGCTGCTACGTGTGCGTGAGGGTGATGGGCAGCTGACCGTCGGGGACGCGGGCCTGGACCGCGAGCGGCTGTGCGGCCAGGCTCCACAGTGCGTGCTGGCCTTCGACGTGGTCAGCTTCTCGCAGGAGCAGTTTCGGCTGGTGCacgtggaggtggaggtgagggaCGTCAACGACCACGCGCCGCACTTCCCACGGGCCCAGATCCCCGTGGAGGTGTCCGAGGGCGCGGCCGTGGGCACGCGCATCCCCCTGGAGGTGCCGGTGGACGAGGACGTGGGCGCCAACGGACTGCAGAGCGTGCGCCTGACCGAGCCACACAGCCCCTTCCGCGTGGAACTGCAGACTCGAGCAGACGGCGCCCAGTGTGCCGACCTGGTCCTGCTGCAGGAGCTGGACCGCGAGAGCCAGGCCGCCTACAGCCTGGAGCTGGTGGCCCAGGACGGGGGCCGCCCGCCACGCTCCGCTACGGCCGCCCTCAGTGTGCGTGTGCTGGATGCCAACGACCACAGCCCGGCCTTCCCGCAGGGCGCCGTGGCCGAGGTCGAGCTGGCAGAGGACGCGCCCGTGGGCTCGTTGCTGTTCGACCTGGACGCGGCCGATCCCGACGAGGGCCCCAACGGCGAAGTCGTGTTCTCCTTCGGCGCCCGCACCTCGCCAGAGGCGCGCCGGCTCTTCCATCTCGACCCGCGCTCGGGACGCCTCACCCTCGCGGGACCCGTGGACTACGAGCGCCAGGACACCTACGAGCTGGACGTGCGGGCGCAGGACCGTGGCCCCGGGCCTCGCTCAGCCACCTGCAAGGTCATCGTGCGCATCCGCGACGTCAATGACAACGCACCGGACATCACCATCACGCCCTTGGCCGCCCCGGGCGCGCCTGCCGCCTCGCccttcgccgccgccgccgcggccgccgccgccgctgctctCGAGGGGGCGGACACGACCTCGTCTACCGGGCCCGGGACACCAGAGGCCAGTGCTATCTCGCTGGTGCCAGAGGGAGCGGCGCGGGAGAGCCTGGTGGCTCTGGTCAGCACCTCGGACAGGGACTCGGGCGCCAACGGGCAGGTGCGCTGCGCCCTCTACGGGCACGAGCACTTCCGGCTACAGCCAGCTTACGCGGGCAGCTACCTGGTGGTGACCGCTGCATCCTTGGACCGTGAGCGAATCGCTGAGTACAACCTGACACTGGTGGCCGAGGACCGCGGCGCGCCCCCGCTACGCACCGTGAGGCCCTACACGGTGCGCGTGGGAGACGAGAACGACAACGCACCGCTCTTCACGCAGCGGGTCTACGAGGTGTCTGTGCGCGAGAACAACCCGCCTGGCGCCTACTTGGCCACGGTGGCTGCCCGGGACCCGGACCTGGGCCGTAACGGCCAGGTCACCTACCGGCTGCTGGAGGCTGAGGTAGGCCGCGCTGGGGGCGCCGTGTCCACCTACGTCTCAGTGGACCCGGCTACCGGGGCCATCTATGCGCTGCGCAGCTTCGACTACGAGACGCTGCGCCAGCTCGACGTGCGCATCCAGGCGAGCGACGGCGGCGTCCCTCAGCTCTCCAGCAGCGCCCTGGTGCAAGTGCGGGTGCTGGACCAGAACGACCACGCGCCAGTCCTGGTGCATCCGGCGCCGGCCAACGGCTCCCTGGAAGTGGCAGTCCCAGGGCGCACTGCAAGGGACACGGCCGTGGCGCGTGTGCAAGCTCGGGACTCGGACGAGGGTGCTAATGGGGAGCTGGCTTTCGACCTCCTGCAGCAGGAGCCGCGAGAAGCGTTCGCCATCGGCCGCCGCACGGGGGAGATCGTGCTCACCAGCGATCTGTCGCAGGAGCCGCCTGGCCGCGTGTTCCGGGCGCTGCTGGTCATATCCGACGGCGGCCGTCCCCCGCTCTCTACCACTGCTACAGTCAGCTTCGTGGTGACAGCaggcggcgggcgggggccggTAGCACCCGCCAGTGCGGGGAGCCCAGAGCGCTCTCGCCCGCCGGGTTCGCGGCTCTCAGGGTCCGGGTCGGCGCTACAATGGGACACGCCACTGATCGTCATCATCGTGCTGGCCGGGAGCTGCACGCTGCTACTGGCCGCCATCATCGCCATCGCTACTACCTGCAATCGCCGCAAGAAGGAG CCCTACCGCGGCGCCTCTGGCTTCGGAACGGAGCCGGCGCCCCCCGTGGCGGTCTGGAAAGGACATTCTTTCAACACCATCTCTGGCCGAGAAGCGGAGAAGTTCAGCGGCAAAGACAGCGGCAAAGGGGACAGTGATTTCAATGACAGTGATTCCGACATCAGTGGGGACGCTCTGAAAAAGGACCTCATCAACCATATGCAGAGTG GACTGTGGGCGTGCACGGCTGAGTGCAAGATCCTGGGCCACTCTGACCGCTGCTGGAGCCCATCATGTGGAGGGCCCAACACCCAGCCCTCCACACACCCACCAGCCCAGATGTCAACCTTCTGTAAGAGCACGTCGCTGCCTCGGGATCCCCTGCGCAGAGACAATTACTACCAGGCCCAGCTGCCCAAGACAGTGGGGCTGCAGAGCGTCTATGAGAAAGTGCTGCACAGAGACTATGACAGGACAGtcactctgctctcccctcctcgtCCAGCGAGGCTCCCAGACTTGCAGGAGATCGGGGTACCCCTCTATCAGTCCCCACCTGGCAGGTACCTGTCCCCAAAGAAGGAAGCCAATGAAAATGTGTAA